The following proteins are co-located in the Thermus sp. LT1-2-5 genome:
- a CDS encoding DUF2867 domain-containing protein: protein MRVLVTGATGYVGGRLVPRLLERGHRVRVLVREAGRLSGRPWAGEVEVVEGALEDPHALRRALEGVEAAYYLVHAMLSQRRFPEAEARQAETFARVAREVGFPHAIYLGGLLPQGAAPSPHLRSRARVGEILRGAVPTTEFRAGPIVGSGSASFEMVRYLTERLPVMVAPRWVLNPVSPIAIRDVLAYLLLALERGPSGVVEIGAPPLSFKAMMETYAEVRGLRRLVLPVPVLAPRLAALWVGLVTPIPNRLALPLVEGILHPLVADTAKAQALFPEITPIPYRKAVELALARIALGEVETRWSGALQGPSYFLEDREGLIREVRALPVKAPPEALFRAFASLGGERGWRVWNWAWAVRGGIDRLLGGPGLRRGRRHPTELLPGEAVDFWRVEAVEPPQLLRLRAEMRLPGKAWLEWRALPEAGGSRLVQTAYFEPLGLSGLLYWWLLYPIHARIFSDLARAIAREAESGATKPQGSGHGEG, encoded by the coding sequence ATGCGGGTCCTGGTCACGGGGGCCACGGGGTATGTGGGAGGCAGGCTCGTGCCCCGCCTCCTGGAGCGGGGCCACCGGGTGCGGGTCCTGGTGCGGGAGGCGGGGCGGCTTTCGGGCCGCCCCTGGGCGGGGGAGGTGGAGGTGGTGGAGGGGGCCCTCGAGGACCCCCACGCCCTCCGCCGCGCCCTGGAGGGGGTGGAGGCCGCCTACTACCTGGTCCACGCCATGCTCTCCCAGCGCCGCTTCCCGGAGGCGGAGGCGCGCCAGGCGGAAACCTTCGCCCGGGTGGCCCGGGAGGTGGGCTTTCCCCACGCCATCTACCTTGGGGGCCTCCTCCCCCAGGGGGCCGCCCCCTCCCCCCACCTGCGAAGCCGGGCCCGGGTGGGGGAGATCCTTCGGGGGGCGGTGCCCACCACGGAGTTCCGCGCCGGGCCCATCGTGGGCTCGGGCTCCGCCAGCTTTGAGATGGTCCGCTACCTCACGGAACGGCTCCCCGTGATGGTGGCCCCCCGTTGGGTCCTAAACCCCGTGTCCCCCATCGCCATCCGGGACGTTCTGGCCTACCTCCTCCTGGCCCTGGAACGGGGCCCTTCGGGAGTGGTGGAGATCGGGGCCCCGCCCCTCTCCTTCAAGGCGATGATGGAAACCTACGCGGAGGTGCGGGGCTTAAGGCGCCTCGTCCTGCCCGTGCCGGTGCTGGCCCCGAGGCTCGCCGCCCTTTGGGTGGGGCTCGTGACCCCCATCCCCAACCGCCTGGCCCTGCCCCTGGTGGAGGGCATCCTCCACCCTTTGGTGGCGGACACCGCCAAGGCCCAAGCCCTCTTCCCCGAGATAACCCCCATCCCCTACCGGAAGGCGGTGGAGCTGGCCTTGGCGCGCATCGCCCTGGGAGAGGTGGAAACCCGGTGGTCCGGGGCCCTGCAGGGGCCGAGCTACTTCCTGGAGGACCGGGAGGGGCTCATCCGGGAGGTGCGCGCCCTGCCGGTGAAGGCTCCGCCCGAGGCCCTCTTCCGCGCCTTCGCCTCCTTGGGGGGCGAGCGGGGCTGGCGGGTGTGGAACTGGGCCTGGGCGGTGCGGGGCGGGATCGACCGCCTCCTGGGAGGCCCTGGGCTCAGGCGGGGGCGCAGGCACCCCACGGAGCTCCTCCCGGGGGAGGCGGTGGACTTCTGGCGGGTGGAGGCGGTGGAGCCTCCCCAGCTCCTGCGCTTAAGGGCCGAGATGCGCCTGCCGGGAAAGGCCTGGCTGGAGTGGCGGGCCCTCCCGGAAGCGGGGGGAAGCCGCTTGGTCCAGACCGCCTACTTCGAGCCTTTAGGGCTTTCGGGCCTCCTCTACTGGTGGCTCCTCTACCCCATCCACGCCCGCATCTTCAGCGACCTGGCGCGGGCCATCGCCCGGGAGGCGGAGAGCGGCGCAACCAAGCCTCAAGGGTCAGGGCATGGGGAAGGGTAA
- a CDS encoding NAD(P)-binding protein codes for MRAVVVGAGIGGLVAARALRRAGLEVVVLEAHTYPGGLAGSFLHKGFRFEAGATLLTGLRPEAPLGRALALLGLALPLSPLPEGFPLLEVLLPRGRLVRPVGRRAEREAERDFFGPQVLPFWDWQEDRAERLLALAPSLPWPPEGEEWGALLGRLPALLPLLPELFLPVLARSPQDPQFRRFLAAQLLITAQTENPYALYAALALDLPHLGVALPPRMGLLAEALAEGLEVRYKARALRLLHRGGRAYGVEVAYGGRRRGEREVVEGEVFLLNAPPEPLLGLPERAPRDAWGAFVVYGVLPFAAPPPYFRQNARERPFAFLSLRPEGERTLFTLSFHVPIAPWLGLSREAYREAKARFLERALHLGEALLPGLREASPLFAATPRTYLRFAGRAWVGGIPQTHPFRFPRVRLLANAFRVGEGVFPGQGIPAAALSGLRGARLALAYLGLRGALGSP; via the coding sequence GTGCGGGCGGTGGTGGTGGGAGCCGGCATCGGCGGCCTGGTGGCGGCGAGGGCCCTGAGGCGGGCGGGCCTGGAGGTGGTGGTCCTGGAGGCCCACACCTACCCCGGGGGGCTGGCGGGGAGCTTCCTCCACAAGGGCTTCCGCTTCGAGGCGGGGGCCACCCTCCTCACGGGCCTCAGGCCCGAGGCCCCCTTGGGGCGGGCTTTGGCCCTTTTGGGCCTGGCCCTGCCCCTCTCCCCCCTGCCGGAGGGCTTTCCCCTCCTGGAGGTCCTCCTGCCCCGGGGGCGCCTGGTGCGGCCCGTGGGGCGGCGGGCGGAGCGGGAGGCGGAGCGGGACTTCTTCGGGCCCCAGGTCCTCCCCTTCTGGGACTGGCAGGAGGACCGGGCGGAGCGGCTCCTCGCCCTGGCCCCAAGCCTCCCCTGGCCCCCGGAAGGGGAGGAGTGGGGGGCGCTCCTAGGGCGCCTTCCCGCCCTCCTTCCCCTCCTCCCCGAGCTCTTTCTCCCCGTCCTGGCCCGCTCCCCCCAGGACCCCCAGTTCCGCCGCTTCCTGGCGGCGCAGCTCCTCATCACCGCCCAGACCGAGAACCCCTACGCCCTTTACGCCGCCCTCGCCCTGGACCTGCCCCACCTGGGGGTGGCCCTGCCCCCCCGCATGGGCCTCCTGGCCGAGGCTTTGGCGGAGGGCCTCGAGGTGCGCTACAAGGCGCGGGCCCTACGCCTCCTCCACCGCGGGGGGCGGGCCTATGGGGTGGAGGTGGCCTACGGGGGGAGGCGGCGGGGGGAAAGGGAGGTGGTGGAGGGGGAGGTCTTCCTCCTCAACGCGCCCCCCGAGCCCCTCCTGGGCCTGCCCGAGCGGGCGCCCCGGGACGCCTGGGGGGCCTTTGTGGTTTATGGGGTCCTCCCCTTCGCCGCGCCGCCCCCCTACTTTCGGCAAAACGCCCGGGAGCGCCCCTTCGCCTTCCTCTCCCTGCGCCCCGAGGGGGAAAGGACCCTCTTTACCCTGTCCTTCCACGTGCCCATCGCTCCCTGGCTTGGCCTCTCCCGGGAGGCTTACCGGGAGGCCAAGGCCCGCTTTCTGGAAAGGGCCCTCCATCTGGGGGAGGCCCTCCTCCCTGGCCTGCGGGAGGCCTCCCCCCTCTTCGCCGCCACCCCCAGGACCTACCTCCGCTTCGCCGGCCGGGCCTGGGTGGGGGGCATCCCCCAGACCCACCCCTTCCGCTTCCCCCGGGTGCGCCTTCTGGCCAACGCCTTCCGGGTGGGGGAAGGGGTCTTCCCGGGGCAGGGCATTCCCGCTGCCGCCCTCTCCGGGCTCAGGGGGGCCCGGCTGGCCCTGGCGTACCTGGGCCTAAGAGGCGCTCTAGGTAGTCCCTGA
- a CDS encoding alpha/beta fold hydrolase, translated as MRPLALALLLGLALAQTYRTLPGADTGRPELDRSYALVFPAERPRAVLLLVPGLLGGSTNFALLAEALRREAPWLEVWAWERRANGLEDRRGFSQEDPLAYYEALPEPDLSPLRDFGLDVHLMDLDRAVEAARGRAPVVLAGHSLGASLAALYAYAHGEKLRGLLLLDGTLGLVNLSREALLRGQDTPLGRLPGLEDLLAGRASPVLRLPGLGPKELALAEAEAFLAARRPEEPVPFGPYRATREAKALLRVDDHYSPFPIFSVSAGRAYAREGLSLWGLLQGRLQLTVRGPRRGPIAWRDTGEATDPRAFLRAFAREETGFSEWYFPYRLLLEVGGYPHVRPDLGPRSLPYPVLALGAGRGLVSRPEGFRLAELFPKTPGLVEVLPGLTHLDLLTEREGRTARALRDYLERLLGPGTPGPAGPP; from the coding sequence ATGCGCCCCCTCGCCCTTGCGCTCCTTCTGGGCCTCGCCTTGGCCCAGACCTACCGCACCCTTCCCGGGGCCGACACCGGGCGACCGGAACTGGACCGAAGCTACGCCCTGGTCTTCCCGGCGGAGCGCCCGAGGGCGGTGCTCCTCCTCGTCCCGGGCCTCCTCGGGGGGAGCACCAACTTCGCCCTCCTGGCGGAGGCCCTGAGGCGGGAGGCGCCTTGGCTCGAGGTCTGGGCCTGGGAGCGGCGGGCCAACGGCCTGGAGGATCGGCGGGGCTTCTCCCAGGAGGATCCCCTGGCCTACTACGAGGCCCTCCCCGAGCCCGACCTTTCCCCCCTAAGGGACTTCGGGCTGGACGTCCACCTCATGGACCTGGACCGGGCGGTGGAGGCGGCCCGGGGGCGCGCCCCCGTGGTCCTAGCGGGCCACTCCCTGGGGGCAAGCCTCGCCGCCCTCTACGCCTACGCCCACGGGGAGAAGCTTAGGGGCCTCCTCCTCCTGGACGGCACCTTGGGCCTGGTGAACCTTTCCCGGGAGGCGCTTCTCCGGGGGCAGGACACCCCCCTGGGCCGCCTCCCGGGCCTCGAGGACCTCCTCGCCGGCCGGGCAAGCCCCGTCCTCCGCCTCCCGGGGCTCGGACCCAAGGAGCTCGCCCTGGCCGAGGCGGAGGCCTTCCTGGCGGCACGGCGGCCCGAGGAGCCCGTGCCCTTCGGGCCCTACCGGGCCACCCGGGAGGCCAAGGCCCTCCTCCGGGTGGACGACCACTACAGCCCCTTCCCCATCTTCAGCGTGAGCGCGGGACGGGCCTACGCCCGGGAGGGCCTGAGCCTTTGGGGCCTCCTCCAGGGGCGGCTCCAGCTCACCGTGCGGGGGCCGCGGCGGGGCCCCATCGCCTGGCGGGACACAGGGGAGGCCACGGACCCCAGGGCCTTCCTCCGCGCCTTCGCCCGGGAGGAGACGGGGTTTTCCGAGTGGTACTTCCCCTACCGCCTCCTCCTGGAGGTGGGGGGCTATCCCCACGTGCGCCCTGACCTCGGGCCCCGGTCCCTCCCCTACCCCGTCCTGGCCCTGGGGGCGGGCCGGGGGCTGGTGAGCCGGCCGGAGGGCTTCCGCCTCGCCGAGCTTTTCCCCAAAACGCCCGGGTTGGTGGAGGTCCTTCCCGGGCTCACCCACCTGGACCTCCTCACGGAGCGGGAGGGGCGCACCGCCCGGGCCCTCAGGGACTACCTAGAGCGCCTCTTAGGCCCAGGTACGCCAGGGCCAGCCGGGCCCCCCTGA
- a CDS encoding methyltransferase domain-containing protein — translation MALPPWLPPLLACPRCGAGLEGFSCPRCGARYPFRQGFLDLRAGQERPLLAWVNRLPLTPWAYDAWRGRSTALLSGRALTYPEELALLRSWLLPTGGPFLDVGTGTGVYREALGERAVGLDPSPAFLKAAARRRPGPYLLGHGEALPFRNESFGGVAIGPTWNEFQDPRRAALEARRVLRGGGRLFGMLLLGPGASLGLFRPREEALLGLLEEAGFCVELRRFGRLGLVLAEAPARG, via the coding sequence ATGGCGCTTCCCCCTTGGCTTCCCCCCCTCCTCGCCTGCCCGCGGTGCGGGGCGGGCCTGGAGGGGTTCTCGTGCCCCCGGTGCGGGGCGCGCTACCCCTTTCGCCAGGGGTTTTTGGACCTGCGGGCGGGCCAGGAGCGGCCCCTCCTCGCCTGGGTCAACCGCCTCCCCCTCACCCCTTGGGCCTACGACGCCTGGCGGGGGCGGTCCACCGCTCTCCTTTCCGGGAGGGCCCTAACCTACCCCGAGGAGCTGGCCCTCCTCCGCTCCTGGCTCCTCCCTACCGGGGGGCCCTTCCTGGACGTGGGCACGGGCACCGGGGTCTACCGGGAAGCCTTAGGGGAAAGGGCGGTGGGCCTGGACCCTTCCCCCGCCTTCCTAAAGGCGGCGGCAAGGCGGCGGCCCGGCCCCTACCTCCTGGGCCACGGGGAGGCCCTCCCCTTCCGGAATGAGAGTTTTGGCGGGGTGGCCATCGGCCCCACCTGGAACGAGTTCCAAGACCCCAGGAGGGCGGCCCTGGAGGCCCGCCGGGTCCTCCGGGGGGGAGGAAGGCTTTTCGGGATGCTCCTCCTGGGGCCCGGGGCCTCCTTGGGGCTCTTTCGGCCAAGGGAGGAGGCGCTCCTTGGGCTATTGGAGGAGGCGGGCTTTTGCGTGGAGCTTCGCCGCTTCGGCAGGCTTGGCCTGGTCTTGGCCGAGGCGCCGGCACGAGGTTAG
- a CDS encoding DUF4397 domain-containing protein: MQRILGILLALALGGLALAQGAMVRVAHLSPDAPAVDVLVNGERVIQNLAFKEVTPYIPLPAAKVRVQVVPAGQDAPVVIDAELDLREGVYYTVAATGFLAQIRPQVYTDALAGLFPRAGYARVRVVHASPDAPAVDVAVKGGPVLFQNLPFPRAGQYLVVPAGRYDLEVRVAGTATVALELPGVVLESGKTYTVFAVGSVRAGTLTVVPVVDAAALGGNR; the protein is encoded by the coding sequence ATGCAAAGGATCCTGGGAATTCTTTTGGCCCTAGCCTTGGGTGGCCTGGCCCTGGCCCAGGGGGCCATGGTGCGGGTGGCCCACCTCTCCCCCGACGCTCCGGCGGTGGACGTCTTGGTGAACGGGGAGCGGGTCATCCAGAACCTGGCCTTCAAGGAGGTGACCCCCTACATCCCCCTTCCCGCGGCGAAAGTGCGGGTCCAGGTGGTGCCGGCGGGGCAGGACGCCCCCGTGGTCATCGACGCCGAGCTGGACCTCCGGGAGGGGGTCTACTACACCGTGGCCGCCACGGGCTTTTTGGCCCAGATCCGGCCCCAAGTCTACACGGACGCCCTGGCGGGCCTCTTCCCGCGGGCGGGCTACGCCCGGGTGCGGGTGGTCCACGCTTCCCCCGACGCCCCGGCGGTGGACGTGGCGGTGAAGGGAGGCCCCGTGCTCTTCCAGAACCTCCCCTTCCCCCGGGCGGGGCAGTACCTGGTGGTGCCCGCAGGGCGGTACGACCTGGAGGTGCGGGTGGCGGGCACGGCCACCGTGGCCCTGGAGCTTCCCGGGGTGGTCTTGGAAAGCGGCAAGACCTACACCGTTTTCGCCGTGGGGAGCGTGAGGGCAGGCACCCTCACCGTGGTGCCGGTGGTGGACGCCGCCGCCCTGGGCGGAAACCGCTAG
- a CDS encoding Ppx/GppA phosphatase family protein, with translation MLQITPASRQEEVKERTLAVLDLGSGTFRLVVYRYRLGAYYLLADELREAVALGEGLARGRILPEALARGRKALRAFADFLKAVPVDEVVVLATSAIRDAENGALVLEEARALGLEAMVVPGEEEARLGVLAVANGLFLEDALVVDQGGGSAQISRMEGRRFRHGVALPLGALRLTEAFLPSDPPAKKEVRALEREVARRLKALSLEGGLPLVGLGGNVRAIARLHAKERGYPWEHLHGYFLPREGVEALYEKVLGLPLKARAELPGLEGHRARTLPASLAFLRLLLAHVGAPGLWVSGMGIREGAFFTRFLPPPHLLPDPRAFAVESLYLRYPFPEDHRDRVKRLALALFEGLWPLHRYGEAERRLLQEAAHLHDIGMRLGYRDHHKHGAYLVYSEPLLGFSHREQALLGLLVRYHRRGDPSLGGLKPLTERGDAKRLLRLSALLRLAEMLERTRSGRVRGVRVELGEGVRLRLEADVDPWVERVEAAKQAGLFQKAFGLPLEVAATE, from the coding sequence TTGCTACAGATTACGCCAGCATCCCGTCAGGAAGAGGTCAAGGAGCGTACCTTGGCCGTCTTAGACCTGGGTTCGGGCACCTTCCGCCTGGTGGTGTACCGCTACCGCCTGGGGGCCTACTACCTCCTGGCGGACGAGCTTCGGGAGGCGGTGGCCCTGGGGGAGGGCCTAGCCCGCGGGCGCATCCTCCCTGAGGCCCTGGCCCGGGGCAGAAAGGCCCTCAGGGCCTTCGCCGACTTCCTAAAGGCGGTCCCGGTGGACGAGGTGGTGGTCCTGGCCACAAGCGCCATCCGCGATGCCGAAAACGGGGCCTTAGTCCTGGAAGAAGCCCGGGCCCTGGGCCTCGAGGCCATGGTGGTGCCGGGGGAGGAGGAGGCTAGGCTCGGGGTCTTGGCGGTGGCCAATGGCCTTTTCCTGGAGGACGCTTTGGTGGTGGACCAGGGGGGCGGGAGCGCCCAGATCTCCCGCATGGAAGGGCGCAGGTTCCGGCACGGGGTCGCCCTGCCCTTAGGGGCCCTGCGCCTCACGGAGGCTTTCCTCCCCTCCGACCCCCCGGCCAAGAAGGAGGTGCGGGCCCTGGAAAGGGAGGTGGCCCGGCGCCTTAAGGCGCTTTCCCTGGAAGGGGGCCTTCCCCTGGTGGGCCTTGGGGGGAACGTGCGGGCCATCGCCCGCCTGCACGCCAAGGAGCGGGGCTACCCTTGGGAGCACCTGCACGGCTACTTCCTGCCCCGGGAAGGGGTGGAGGCGCTCTACGAAAAGGTGCTAGGCCTCCCGCTAAAGGCCCGGGCCGAGCTTCCTGGCCTCGAGGGCCACCGGGCCCGCACCCTCCCCGCCTCCTTGGCCTTCCTGCGCCTTCTTTTGGCCCACGTGGGGGCCCCGGGGCTTTGGGTAAGCGGCATGGGGATCCGCGAGGGGGCCTTCTTCACCCGCTTCCTCCCCCCGCCCCACCTCCTCCCCGATCCCCGGGCCTTCGCCGTGGAAAGCCTCTACCTGCGCTACCCCTTTCCGGAGGACCACCGGGACCGGGTGAAGCGCCTGGCCCTCGCCCTCTTCGAAGGGCTTTGGCCCCTTCACCGCTACGGGGAAGCGGAAAGGCGGCTCCTCCAGGAGGCGGCCCACCTCCACGACATCGGCATGCGCCTGGGCTACCGCGACCACCACAAGCACGGGGCCTACCTGGTCTATTCCGAGCCCCTCTTGGGGTTTTCCCACCGGGAGCAGGCCCTTTTGGGCCTCTTGGTGCGCTACCACCGCCGGGGCGACCCTTCCTTGGGAGGCCTCAAGCCCCTCACGGAACGGGGGGACGCCAAGCGGCTCCTCAGGCTTTCCGCCCTCTTGCGCCTGGCTGAGATGCTGGAGCGCACCCGCTCGGGGCGGGTGCGGGGGGTGCGGGTGGAGCTTGGGGAAGGGGTGCGGCTTCGCCTCGAGGCGGACGTGGACCCCTGGGTGGAGCGGGTGGAGGCGGCAAAGCAGGCGGGGCTCTTCCAGAAGGCCTTCGGCTTGCCCTTGGAAGTGGCGGCGACGGAATAA
- a CDS encoding phospholipase D-like domain-containing protein: MHLQPEASWLQFNRRVLKQSERPDFPLLERLRFLAIWNRNLDEFFAARIAKPFLKGRGDAAHLALLEEARAQALLAAERYRALLQEAAPALQVLSAEALDEMDWRYFRVYLAEVVAPRTDLIPWEAVGDLSHGALYFASPRHLVRLPQDLPRLLPVPGREGTFVRLGALVRARSDLFLPEEAPLYEFRLLRLLESERARADWDELAQALEERQEGAPTLLVVEEGFPPAWLLRLREGLNLLPEEVFVLPPPLDLTLVEALVAAGPTSLRFPPLRPAKPKGFLKNPLARLQEEDLLLYHPFEDYGAVERFAEAALRPEVEEVYATLYRTGEENPLAEALLEAARRGKKVHVLLEGRARFDELLNLRWYLRFLRAGVEVLPLSERKVHAKALLLLTREGGFAHLGTGNYNPQNGRQYTDFSLFTAHEGVVRDVLVFFQAMRAGVFPALSLLRTGEAIRALLVESIRAEAHPQGRVILKFNHLTDPEVLGALAEAAEAGARVDLLVRSTLTLLHPGFRAKSLVGRFLEHARVAAFRAGGAWKVYLTSADAMPRNFQNRFELLFPVQDKEAKRKVLKVLKRQIRDDRNSFLLLLEGEKPLWGGRHDAQRPLS, encoded by the coding sequence ATGCACCTCCAGCCCGAAGCGAGCTGGCTTCAGTTTAACCGCCGGGTCCTCAAGCAAAGCGAAAGGCCCGACTTTCCCCTTCTGGAGAGGCTCCGCTTCCTCGCCATTTGGAACCGCAATCTGGACGAGTTCTTCGCCGCCCGCATCGCCAAGCCCTTCCTCAAGGGGCGGGGGGATGCGGCCCACCTGGCCCTCCTGGAAGAGGCCAGGGCCCAAGCCCTCCTGGCGGCGGAGCGCTACCGCGCCCTCCTCCAGGAGGCGGCCCCCGCCTTGCAGGTCCTCTCCGCCGAGGCCCTGGACGAGATGGACTGGAGGTACTTCCGCGTCTACCTGGCGGAGGTGGTGGCCCCAAGGACCGACCTCATCCCCTGGGAGGCGGTGGGGGACCTTTCCCACGGGGCCCTGTACTTCGCCTCACCCCGCCACCTGGTGCGCTTGCCGCAGGACCTTCCCCGCCTCTTGCCGGTGCCGGGCCGGGAAGGGACCTTCGTGCGCCTGGGGGCCTTGGTGCGGGCCCGAAGCGACCTCTTCCTCCCCGAGGAGGCCCCCCTGTACGAGTTTCGCCTCCTCAGGCTTTTGGAAAGCGAGCGGGCCCGGGCGGACTGGGACGAGTTGGCCCAGGCTCTGGAAGAACGGCAGGAGGGAGCGCCCACCTTGCTGGTGGTGGAGGAGGGCTTTCCCCCGGCGTGGCTTTTGCGGCTTCGGGAGGGGCTAAATCTCCTACCGGAGGAGGTCTTTGTTCTCCCCCCACCCTTGGACCTCACCCTGGTGGAGGCCTTGGTGGCGGCGGGGCCGACGAGCCTCCGCTTCCCTCCCTTGCGGCCCGCTAAGCCCAAGGGCTTTCTGAAGAACCCTTTGGCCCGGCTGCAGGAGGAGGACCTTCTCCTCTACCACCCCTTTGAGGACTACGGCGCCGTGGAGCGCTTCGCCGAGGCGGCCCTCCGCCCCGAGGTGGAGGAGGTGTACGCCACCCTCTACCGCACCGGGGAGGAAAATCCCCTGGCGGAGGCCCTCCTGGAGGCGGCCAGGCGGGGCAAAAAGGTCCACGTCCTCCTGGAGGGGCGGGCCCGCTTTGACGAGCTTTTGAACCTCCGCTGGTACCTGCGCTTTCTCCGGGCTGGGGTGGAGGTGCTTCCCCTTTCCGAACGCAAGGTGCACGCCAAGGCCCTGCTCCTCTTAACCCGGGAGGGGGGGTTTGCGCACCTGGGCACCGGGAACTACAACCCGCAAAACGGGCGGCAGTACACCGACTTTTCCCTCTTTACCGCCCACGAGGGGGTGGTGCGGGACGTCCTCGTCTTTTTCCAAGCCATGCGGGCGGGGGTGTTTCCCGCCCTTTCCCTGCTTCGCACCGGGGAGGCCATCCGCGCCCTCTTGGTGGAGTCCATTCGGGCAGAGGCCCACCCCCAGGGGCGGGTGATCCTTAAGTTCAACCACCTCACCGACCCGGAGGTGCTAGGGGCCCTGGCGGAGGCGGCGGAGGCGGGGGCCCGGGTGGACCTCCTGGTGCGGAGCACCCTCACCCTCCTCCACCCGGGCTTTCGCGCCAAGAGCCTGGTGGGGCGCTTCCTGGAGCACGCCCGGGTGGCCGCCTTCCGGGCGGGGGGCGCTTGGAAGGTCTACCTCACCAGCGCCGACGCCATGCCCCGCAACTTCCAAAACCGCTTTGAGCTCCTCTTTCCCGTGCAGGACAAGGAGGCGAAGCGCAAGGTGCTCAAGGTCCTGAAGCGCCAAATCCGGGACGATCGCAACAGCTTCCTCCTCCTGCTCGAGGGGGAAAAACCCCTTTGGGGGGGCCGCCACGATGCCCAGCGCCCCCTCAGCTAA
- a CDS encoding histidine phosphatase family protein translates to MELFLVRHALALPSEGEGEEADDARPLAPKGVRRFRKVVRGLKALGVSLDLILTSPKRRALETAEILLELLEGESRATPHLALPPSPALLEEIPKRGRVALVGHEPYLSELLAWLLLGDFLGSSALGESASRFPFKKGGVAWLQGEPLPGGMALKAFLPPRIFRR, encoded by the coding sequence ATGGAGCTATTCCTCGTGCGCCACGCCCTGGCCCTGCCCTCGGAGGGGGAAGGGGAGGAGGCGGACGACGCCAGGCCCCTAGCCCCCAAGGGGGTGCGCCGCTTCCGCAAGGTGGTGAGGGGCCTGAAGGCCCTAGGGGTGTCCCTGGACCTTATCCTCACCAGCCCCAAGCGCCGGGCCCTGGAAACGGCGGAGATCCTATTGGAGCTTTTGGAGGGGGAAAGCCGGGCGACCCCGCACCTAGCCCTCCCCCCTTCCCCGGCCCTCCTGGAAGAAATTCCCAAAAGGGGCCGTGTGGCCCTGGTGGGGCACGAGCCCTACCTGTCGGAGCTTTTGGCCTGGCTTCTTTTGGGGGATTTCCTGGGGAGCTCGGCGCTGGGGGAGTCGGCCTCCCGCTTTCCCTTCAAAAAGGGCGGCGTGGCCTGGCTGCAAGGGGAACCCCTCCCCGGGGGGATGGCCTTGAAGGCCTTCCTGCCCCCCAGGATCTTCCGGCGCTAG
- a CDS encoding TIGR00282 family metallophosphoesterase, which produces MKVLFFGDVVGEPGLKALERELPRLRALHQPDFIIANGENLDITEPKLGRAGMSLESLNRLLALGVDAVTGGNHSFDPPWLEEVLGHPRVLRPLNYGPQAPGRGVLLLEKEDQRLQVVNLAGRSALPLVDSPIEAMAQVLAEGPAGAVVVDFHSESVFEKLGFAFLFDGQVAAVLGTHTHVPTADARILPKGTAYVSDVGMVGPEGGMQGYEPQFWVEAQRLRLPPRNLQLRWASGPVRMSYVVLQIEDGKALQIQHSYQIVGV; this is translated from the coding sequence TTGAAGGTCCTCTTTTTTGGCGATGTGGTAGGAGAGCCTGGGCTTAAGGCGCTGGAGCGGGAACTCCCACGGCTGAGGGCCCTTCACCAACCCGACTTCATTATCGCCAATGGGGAAAACCTGGACATCACGGAGCCCAAGCTGGGCCGGGCGGGGATGTCCTTGGAGAGCCTGAACCGCCTGTTGGCCTTGGGTGTGGATGCGGTAACGGGAGGGAATCATTCCTTTGACCCACCCTGGTTGGAGGAGGTGTTGGGGCATCCGAGGGTGCTTCGGCCGCTCAATTATGGCCCCCAAGCACCAGGGCGTGGGGTCCTGCTTCTGGAAAAGGAGGACCAGCGGCTTCAGGTGGTGAACCTTGCCGGCCGTTCGGCCTTGCCCCTGGTTGACTCCCCTATAGAGGCCATGGCTCAGGTCCTCGCCGAAGGGCCTGCAGGGGCAGTGGTGGTGGACTTTCATTCCGAGTCCGTTTTTGAAAAGTTAGGGTTCGCTTTTCTCTTTGACGGCCAGGTCGCCGCGGTGCTAGGCACCCACACCCACGTGCCGACCGCCGATGCCCGCATCTTGCCTAAAGGCACGGCGTATGTTTCCGACGTGGGCATGGTGGGGCCGGAAGGGGGAATGCAGGGGTACGAACCCCAGTTTTGGGTGGAGGCCCAGCGGCTCAGACTGCCTCCCCGGAACTTGCAGCTTCGCTGGGCGAGTGGGCCGGTCCGGATGAGCTATGTCGTTTTACAAATAGAAGACGGCAAGGCGTTGCAGATCCAGCATAGCTACCAAATCGTGGGGGTATGA